TGCTGAGCCTTCGGGCACGCACATAGCGCATCACCGAAATGCCGGTGGCGGTGGCGAACGCCCGCACCAGATGGAAGCGCGAGACGCCGGCAACGCCGGCGACGTCATCGAGCGTCAATGGTTCGGCGAGATGACTTTCGATATACCAGAGCGCTTTCTGGGCCGGATTCATGACTGACAGCTTTCCTACGAAGCGATCCGATTATGATCGTTTGCTTCGCGTTTCATTTGACAATCCTTGCTCTCTGTTTCTGCCGCTGACAATGTACCGGAGCACGATTGGAGGGAACCATGCTGATCACCAATGTCCGGGCGCACCATGTCCGCATCCCCTATGACGCCGGGGTGGCGAGTTTCAAGCAGGGCGCATCTGCAATCTCCGCGCTGGAAATCGTCATGGTCGAGGTTTCCACCGATGTCGGCATCACCGGCTGGGGTGATGCTTTTGCGTATGTCTGCCCGCGAACAACATACACCGCCGTCGAGGAAATGATCGCGCCGCAAGCACGCGGCCTCGAGGTCCCCGACGCGGCTGATATTCCCGCCGTCATGGAACAGATCCAGCGCAACCTGCATCTGTTCGGCCGCTATGGCATCACCATGTTCGCGATATCGGCGCTCGATATCGCGCTGTGGGACCTGGCCGCCAAAGCGAAGGGCGTGCCGTTGCATCGCTTGATCGGCGCGGCGAAACGCACGCGGATTCCCGCCTATGCAAGCCTGCTGCGGATCGGCAAACCCGAATTGATCGCAAGCGAATGCGAGACCGCGCTGCGGCAGGGTTACAAGGCGATCAAGTTGCATGAGACCACAACACCTGCGGTATTTGCCGCGCGGCAAGCGATCGGCCCCGGCATTCCGCTGATGGTCGACCTGAACTGTCCGCTGAACGGCGAGGAGGCGATCGCTTTCGCGCATTCCTGCCGCGATGCCGCGCCGATGTTCATCGAAGAGCCGGTCTGGCCGCCGGAAGATTTTGCAACGCTCGCCGAAGTGCGAGCCAAAGGCGGGCTCAACGTTGCGGCCGGCGAAAACGCCTGCACGGTTCATCAGTTCAGGCAGATGATGAAGGCGGGCGCGGTAAGCCACGCGCAGCCCTCCGTCATCAAGGTCGGCGGCATCAGCGAATATCTCGGGGTTGTCGCATTGGCCGACGAACTTGGCGTCAGGCTCGCGCCGCATTCGCCCTATTTCGGGCCGGGCTTGCTGGCGACGCTGCAGTTGCTGTCGCTGCGCGACGACGCATCCTTCGTCGAGATGTTTTACATGAAGCGCGCCGCATGCCTCTGGCGCGGCCGCGTCGACGTCGATGCCAACGGCGATGTCGACGTCCCGCAGGGGCCCGGCCTTGGCTATGAACCGGACAAGGCCGTGATGGAGCAATACCGCGTGTCGTGACTGCGAGCCGCTACTTCGTGCCGTCCTTTGCCGGCGCGGCATCCTTTGCGGCGGGCGCAGCATCCTTCGCCGCGGGCGCAGCATCCTTCGCCGCAGGCGCTGCGGCCTTCTTCGCGTCTTCCGCTGCCTTGTTCTGCGACGCCTGCATGTCGCTCACGACCTTCTGAAGACCTGCGACCGCGCCCTTCAGCGCCTCGATCTGGCGGTTGGCGGCGTCGATCTTCTGCTGATGATCGGTCGTGAGCTTGTTGATCGTCTTCTGCAGGAAGTCGACATTGCTCTGCAGGCAGGAGGTGCGCCGCTCCATCGTCTTTTCAACGGTGCAGATTTCGATGCCGGGAACATCCTGCGCGCGAACGGTCGCCGGCAGTGACGCCATCAGCAGCGCGGCAGCGACGTAGATGATCCTGGCCATCAAAATCCTCGTTCCAAAAGCATTCAGCGGACGGGGAATGTCCATCACGGCAATTTGCA
This portion of the Bradyrhizobium sp. AZCC 2262 genome encodes:
- a CDS encoding mandelate racemase/muconate lactonizing enzyme family protein, whose product is MLITNVRAHHVRIPYDAGVASFKQGASAISALEIVMVEVSTDVGITGWGDAFAYVCPRTTYTAVEEMIAPQARGLEVPDAADIPAVMEQIQRNLHLFGRYGITMFAISALDIALWDLAAKAKGVPLHRLIGAAKRTRIPAYASLLRIGKPELIASECETALRQGYKAIKLHETTTPAVFAARQAIGPGIPLMVDLNCPLNGEEAIAFAHSCRDAAPMFIEEPVWPPEDFATLAEVRAKGGLNVAAGENACTVHQFRQMMKAGAVSHAQPSVIKVGGISEYLGVVALADELGVRLAPHSPYFGPGLLATLQLLSLRDDASFVEMFYMKRAACLWRGRVDVDANGDVDVPQGPGLGYEPDKAVMEQYRVS